The window gctgcttaGAGCCGACTACTGCTGATTCTTTGTTGATTGGATGCTCACCGCAAGATGAAGGCGAAGTTCTGCGACGGGTCGGGGGGAACGAGAGACATGTTGGGCGATATGTGATAGTTAGTCTTGATGGTGACGAGAGCGTGAAGGAGAAGAAGTACAAGAGGTCACACTGACGTCCAAGCTCACCCACTTTCCAAAGCGGCGTTGCTGCCTTGTTTTTGCGGGTGACTAAAACACTGGCAGCAAATCGCACTAGTGTCTCCCAGTCTCTCCAGACTGACTCGTCAGACTGAGCTACAAGCCTTCCAAGCTGGCAACTGCCTGTGCCATCTGCAGGCCCTTCCGTCTCGTTCACATTTTACCGTCACAAGGGCTCGAAGATTTCAGACTTGGAACTTCAAGGCCTAAAATAATCGAGTAGCAGCCTGGAAGAGCGGAGCGTGGGAACTTTTCTACAATTTCGGTTCCGAAACTAAAGACCTTTGCACGTGTCGAATGTGACAGTCTAACATCAATCACGTATGCCGAATAATTTATGACTGCCTctaactcacgactttaCTCAGCAGCGAGAAAGGCAGTGGATGGATGATCGCTGGCACGGGCCGCCTCCACGCGTCAGGATGGATGGCTGAGTCGGACAGTGAAGGCACACGCGATATATTGTGATCGTCAGCGGCCGCTCTTCCCTTTGATCCTTATCCATCTGCGTAAGTCATTTCTGACCCCCCACCCTTGTCACTCTGTCCTCTTCGACTCATAACCTGCTCTGCATGTATTCTGCAGCAGTAACACTGGATCAGTCGCGGACGACGGAACGACGATATTCAATCGATCTCGAATGACGGCTGCTGACCATTCTGTGTTCTTTCATGTTTTCCTTCCCTCTGATATCGCTTCTTCGCATCTCTCACCGGGCCTTTGTCTGCTCTCTGTCTTCAATGGCACAACAGCGAGGCAGGCGCTTCATCCAGTGAGGTCTTTACCGAGGAGAAGCTTATTGCTGATTGCAAATTACCTATATTGCACGTCCTTGCTGTCACCATGACGGCCTGGCAATTTTTGGCACCCATCCTTTGGCTTCTCCCTCCTTCTTGTCATCGCTATTCGACTCTTTTGCCACCAAAGCTCAAATCTTTCGGTCGCTGCCGAGTCGACTGGACGTGCGTACAAGGAAGGATCAGGGCGAAGCAGGAGAACGCTTTGTCCCAACGTGTTAATTTGATTGTTTCTACTTTATTCATGTCCGGGTCTAGTTTGTGCCCTTCCTTGCCAGAGTGTACTCGAACATGAGAATCAGTGTAATCAAGAAATCGGCAGAAACGAGGGTTGATCTGTAATGGGTGCGTGATTGGGTCGATGATGCCCCCAGAAATTTTGCGCTCTTACGACCCTTCAAACTCGAAACTTAGTAAGCTTGTAATGAAAGCGCTCGTATTTTAGGATTAGAATCGAGACTAACAGTGACCTGCATTTGCATGCAATCTGCGCTAGCAGATGCGAGGGCGTTGGGGAGTATATATGTCCAAGTGTCTCTGGCATTCCACTTCTTCGGCCTCATACTTGTAAGTTGGCATGAACCTACCCTCAAACTTGATGTGACATCGGACGGTGTCCCTGTTGGCATAGCACACAATCGCGATTCAGTTTAATCACGACGAGATGTTCCAAACGCTCACTGTGGCTTTGCTATTAGGGTCGCCTTTCGATGACGCAAGTCACAACGGAATGCTGACCACTCTGCCCATTCTGTTCCTCCTGTGTTGCTTTTTTGCTCGCTTTGTCTTTCTCGATCAACGATCCCTACGGCATTCCATAGACCTTGGCATTTCCACTCTCGCTCAAGCATGGGGGCTGGAGAGAGGGGGTCGGTGGGCTTGCACGGCCACCCATTTGTCCTACCGCCGACGCCCTCCCGCCTCTCTCCTTTGGGGGGAGGCTTGCCTGAATCTTGGAATTGGTTGGGTTTCTTTCGAGGAGCCCAACCTATCTCTTTTTACGTTACATATATTACGTAAGCATGACAATGGCACGTACTGTCATTTTTATATGCCCGCAGAAGAGACCCAAACACGATCAGATGCCAAGACTGTGACTGACTGATAACTGAAGCAACGGATTCGTGCATCCGCTCATCGAAGCTCCCCCATGCAACCTGCCTGAAGAGCGTGTGTGAAGGCATCACTCGTCGCCCTCTCCATTCGGAGACGCCAAACACTAGAATTCATCTTGAGGCAAAGGCGGGGCGTTATGCCTGCCTGACCTCGGAGCACTCAACTGCGTCATGACAATCATTATCATTACGTCCAGCATGTCGTAGCGCTACAGCGCTGTAATGTATGAGGGAGGATACACGCGAAATGGCCTTTGTTGGGCAGTTTGAAaccatcgtgaattttgCATCTATCATTGCATCGAAAATGCTTTACGCTTTGTCAAGGTGTGAGGATCGCAAGAGTTCTAGTGACGGGTTGCTCGACATGGAATTCAATCTTTCCTATCGTTGAAGGTGTGCATGGGTAGACTTGAGCCGTCCTTAGATCCAgacatgctcgagctgccatTTGCAGAGGCGTGACCACCAAGCTTGGCCGCCTCGGCCTGCTTGTTCTTACCAAATGCGTACACGAGACCCGCGAAGAAGCCGACTGCAATCGCACTGACACTTGAAAAGGTGACGGGTGGGTCGTGGAAAAAAACCATACCGCTGAGAGCAACGGGAAGCTTGTTCAGGGCGCCCACCATGCTGTACGTGGTACTGGAGGTGGCACGAATGCACCATGCAGTGGTGTAGCTGATCAGGATGGCACAGGCTCCTGAAAAGACGAtggccgagatgagctTAGTCTGCTTGTCGTCAGGGAAGTTCTTGTGCAAATTAGCGTACGACCAGTCCTCAACCAGGAACGACATGAGCAGGAGAACAGGAATGCTAAGGAAGTTGTTGTAGAACATGGTGTCCCAATCCTTGAAGCCGGTGACCTTGATGCGCTTGCGCATGAGCAAGACGTAGGTGGCACTGCAGATACAGTTGAGCGCCATCCATACGTAGCCACTCGATAGAAGGCCATAGCCCTGAAAGCCCTCAATAACATCATTGGCCGAAGCGCTCTGAAGCTGAGCGTTGATCGCATCCTTCTCAGTCTTGAGTGGATCGAAGGCGGGAAAGAGAGCGCCCGTGATGGGATCCTTGGCCATGCCGCCCATGATCGAGTCCGGTGTATGCGGCATGGAAAGGTTGCCAATCGCAAAGACGTTCGAGATGTCAGACCAGGCGGCAATGACAGACGAGAGCACCATAAACAGGAAGCTGCAAAGCACGATCCTGGTCACACGACCACCGAACCACATGACTTCACCATACGCGATaaggatgatggtgaggTTCTTGAAGATAGTATAGACCGAAATGTTGAGATATTGGAGCGCCTTGCTGCCCGTCCAGATGACAAAGACCAGCATGATGCTTAACGGCATCCAGTTCCAAGCATCTTTCGCGTTGAGACCACGCAGTTGAATCAGACCAGCACGCTCGGCGATCCAGACACAGGTG of the Mycosarcoma maydis chromosome 2, whole genome shotgun sequence genome contains:
- a CDS encoding putative GDP-mannose transmembrane transporter translates to MSSGSRSFFTPQETRLELPQGAAHQTPDITRPASPSENDRAPFLNGGPSDAREDVRMGAKALRNDSEKPAVGIMALAPILCYCAASITMTVVNKFTVSGRGFNMNLLVLLIQSTVGVTCVWIAERAGLIQLRGLNAKDAWNWMPLSIMLVFVIWTGSKALQYLNISVYTIFKNLTIILIAYGEVMWFGGRVTRIVLCSFLFMVLSSVIAAWSDISNVFAIGNLSMPHTPDSIMGGMAKDPITGALFPAFDPLKTEKDAINAQLQSASANDVIEGFQGYGLLSSGYVWMALNCICSATYVLLMRKRIKVTGFKDWDTMFYNNFLSIPVLLLMSFLVEDWSYANLHKNFPDDKQTKLISAIVFSGACAILISYTTAWCIRATSSTTYSMVGALNKLPVALSGMVFFHDPPVTFSSVSAIAVGFFAGLVYAFGKNKQAEAAKLGGHASANGSSSMSGSKDGSSLPMHTFNDRKD